One part of the Anopheles coustani chromosome 2, idAnoCousDA_361_x.2, whole genome shotgun sequence genome encodes these proteins:
- the LOC131267724 gene encoding ribonuclease Oy: protein MPLNLWNVGFLFALFVQLCVGAPNGSPYDSADFSEISNSIRIDEVPEFDLLIYTQRWPITACYEWREHNKDHICGLPDPETSWTIHGIWPTKLNTVGPAFCDKSAVFNVSQLSAIEQQLEQHWINVEKNKPTDSLWEHEWLKHGTCAAQVVEQLNTEAKYFGQGLAWLEQYSVGAAFAASSAIKPGYNYSLTAMNKALYDYYGKDLAIECYHDSKTHLQFLNEVRICFDKLLQLTDCDGIVGLERIALPSSRVATVISNCNVGKPIFYPAMVPEKPQSGDVAPEKLFQMLYEVSNTQNGEGAKESYEFVEVIFA from the exons ATGCCCCTTAACTTGTGGAACGTGGGTTTTCTCTTTGCTCTTTTCGTTCAACTGTGCGTTGGCGCCCCGAATGG ATCGCCATACGATAGTGCAGATTTTAGTGAAATCTCAAATTCAATTCGTATCGATGAAGTACCCGAGTTCGATCTTCTCATCTACACACAGCGCTGGCCCATAACGGCCTGCTACGAATGGCGTGAGCATAATAAAGACCACATTTGCGGCCTCCCGGATCCCGAAACCAGCTGGACAATACACGGCATCTGGCCGACCAAGCTAAACACTGTTGGGCCAGCCTTCTGCGATAAATCTGCCGTGTTCAATGTGTCGCAGCTGAGCGCGATCGagcagcagctcgagcagcacTGGATCAACGTTGAGAAGAACAAACCAACGGATTCTCTGTGGGAACACGAGTGGCTCAAGCATGGCACTTGTGCCGCACAAGTCGTTGAACAGTTGAACACTGAAGCCAAATACTTTGGCCAGGGTCTCGCCTGGTTGGAGCAGTACTCGGTCGGAGCGGCATTCGCCGCGAGTTCCGCGATCAAGCCGGGCTATAACTACAGTCTCACGGCGATGAACAAAGCCCTGTACGATTACTATGGGAAGGATCTGGCAATCGAGTGCTACCACGATTCGAAGACTCATCTACAGTTCCTGAACGAGGTTCGCATCTGTTTCGACAAGCTCCTGCAGCTGACCGATTGCGATGGAATAGTGGGATTGGAACGGATCGCATTACCGAGCTCGCGTGTCGCTACGGTTATTAGCAACTGCAACGTCGGCAAACCGATTTTCTATCCTGCGATGGTACCCGAGAAGCCGCAGAGTGGGGACGTGGCTCcggaaaagcttttccaaaTGCTTTACGAAGTGTCCAACACACAGAACGGCGAAGGTGCAAAAGAATCTTATGAGTTTGTTGAAGTAATCTTCGCTTGA